Within Euryarchaeota archaeon, the genomic segment CGGCTTCTGTGAAAAGGGCAAAGGAGGCGCCCATATCGCGTCCGGCCAGACGGACATCGGAGGCCGCCCCGTCGTGAACACGCGAGGAGGTCTTCTTGGCATGGGCCATCCGCTCGGCGCGACGGGCGTTTCCCAAGCGGTCGAGATATTGTGGCAGTTCCAAAAGAAGGTCCCCCCAAAAAGGCAGGTCGAGGGAGACCTCGCCCTCGCCCACAACCTCTCCGGAAGCGCCAACGCGCATAGCATCCTCATCTACGGGAGGCGCCCAAAATGAGCCCGACGCCCACGGGCCCGGTGGCCGTGTTTCGGGAAAGTCTCGCGCCTCGCGGCCAGATCGACGTGCCTTACCTCCTCGACTTCTACCCGCTCCAATCGGAGGAGCACACGCGCATCCACCCATTCTTCAAGCATCTGCGCGAGGGCCGATTCACGACCACGCGGTGCAAGGCGTGCGGCGAACTCCTCTGGCAACCGCGCGCCGTCTGCAGCAAGTGCCTGTCGGAGGACCTGGAATGGGTCGAACTGCCCACGGAAGGAACCGTCTACGCGTTCACTGCGATGGTACGAGGGCCCCCGCTCGGGATGGAGGCGGACATCCCGTTCGTCATCGCGCTCGTCGACCTCGACACGCAGTGGCGCCCACTGCGTCTTCTCACGCGTATCGACGGCGTCCAAGCGGGCGAGATGAGG encodes:
- a CDS encoding Zn-ribbon domain-containing OB-fold protein; this encodes MSPTPTGPVAVFRESLAPRGQIDVPYLLDFYPLQSEEHTRIHPFFKHLREGRFTTTRCKACGELLWQPRAVCSKCLSEDLEWVELPTEGTVYAFTAMVRGPPLGMEADIPFVIALVDLDTQWRPLRLLTRIDGVQAGEMRIGDKVRLKIINLADGRVFYRFTGQAGNAGQGTKR